The Grus americana isolate bGruAme1 chromosome 39, bGruAme1.mat, whole genome shotgun sequence nucleotide sequence CCACTGCCACCAGCCATTGCCATGAGCTCTTCTGGTGGGCCGGTGTTGGGTGGGACGTTGGGTAGGGGGCCGTGGTGATCTTCAGGGCTGGGTGGTGGCTGGTGGTGGTTGCTGAGGTCAAATGGTAGCCGGTGGTGGGCTTCAAGGGTGATTGGTGGCCAGTGGTGGGCTTCCAGGCTGATTGGTGGCCCGTGGTGGTTTTCAAGGCTGGTTGGTGGCCTGTGGTGGTCTTCAAGGCTGGTTGGTGGCCAGTGGTGGGCTTCCAGGCTGATTGGTGGCCTGTGGTGGTTTTCAAGGCTGGTTGGTGGCCTGTGGTGGTCTTCAAGGCTGGTTGGTGGCCAGTGGTGGGCTTCCAGGCTGATTGGTGGTCCGTGGTGGTCTCTGGGGTTGTTGGGTGGCCAACGGAGGTCCTTGAGGTTGGTCGATGGGCTGTGGTGGTCTCCAAGATCAAGTGGTAGCCAACGGTGGTCTCCAAAGTTGACTGGAAACTGATGGTGGTCTTTGGGGCCACTTTTTGGCCTTTGGTGGTCTTCAAGACTGGTTGGTGGCCCATGGTGGCCACTGAGACTTCTTGGTGGTCGGTGGTGGACTCCAGGGACCTCTGCGGGCTGATGGGGGCCATCATGGCTAGTGAGGGCGCACTGGTGACCAGTGGAGCTGGTTGGTGGCCCATGGTGGCCACTGAGACTTCTTGGTGGTCGGTGGTGGACTCCAGGGACCTCTGCGGGCTGATGGGGGCCATCATGGCTAGTGAGGGCGCACTGGTGACCAGTGGAGCTGGTTGGTGGCCCGTGGTGCCCAACAGGGATGTTTTGGAGCTGGTGGTGACCATTTGGGCTGTCTGGTGGCCAGTGATGGCCAGCGGGGAATGGGTGACCATCTTGGTCGGGTCAGAGCCCATGGTTGCACCCAAGGTGGCATCGGTGCTGGGGTCCGAGGGGGCGGCACAGGTGACCAGGAGGGCACAGAAGGTGATGGCCATACGAGCTGGGAGGTGGTGCCCCAtggccccgggctggggggtggGACCTGTGGGACCACAGGAGGGCGTCACCCTGGTAGGATCCCAACGGCACCCTGTTGTGCCCAGGGGACCCGCCCACTACCCTTGGGTGCCCAACAGCACCCTTGGGACCCCCTATGTCCCCACAGCACCCTTGGGACTCCTACATCCCCACAGCACCCTTGGGCCCTCCGTGACATCCTTGGGTGCCCCAAGTCCCCGtagcacccttgggtgcccaACAGCACCCTTGGGACCCCCTACGTCCCCACAGCACCCTTGGGCCCTCCGTGACATCCTTGGGTGCCCCAAGTCCCCGTagcacccttgggtgctccACAGCACCCTTGGGAACCCCATGTCCCTCTTGGAACTCCCACGTCCCTACAGCACCCTCGGGCCCTCCGTGACATTTTTGGGTGCCCCAAGTCCCCGTAGAACCCTTGGAACCGCCCCCCAAGTCCCTGGGTGCCCCACAACCCCCTTGGGACCCCCAAGTTCCCACAGCACCCTTGAGTGCCCCATAACCCCCGTGGGACCCCAAACTCCCCTTCACACCCTTGGGTGCTCTGTGACCCATAACTCTCCGtagcacccttgggtgccccaCATCCCCACCTTGTGCCCCCACAAACCATCACTCCTcccgcccccacccccacacccccaccaccaccccaggacccccaacCCTGGTACCTGTGGGGCCGCGGCCGTTGGCAGGGGATGGTGCGAGCgcagtgcaggcaggaagcGGGGAGCGCGGGCAGGAAGCACCGCCCAGGGCGTCGCCCCCACAGCTCGCAGAGGGGGCCCCCCGACATTTAGGGGGCTGGCGGTAGTTTTGGGGCTCCCCATAGGTCCCAGGAGACGATGACAGTTTCGGGGTGCCCCATAGATCTTGGGGAGATGATGTTGGATTTGGGGTGCCCCAGAGATCCTGGGAGACACCGtcagttttggggtgccccaTAGATTTGGGGAGACGCTGGCGGTTTCGGGGCACCCCATAGGTCCTGGTTTAGGCCACATTCCTGATTGGTGGTTTCAAGGGGTCCCGGAACTCCTGATTGGTGGTTTCAAAGTGCCCCACAGCTCCAACCTGGCAGTTTTTAGGGGGTCCCACAGCTCATGACTGTCAGTTTCGGCCCTCAGTCCTGATTGGTCACTTCAGGGCACTCCAGAGGTCCTGATTGGCTGTTTCAAGTGACCCTCCCACGGCTCCTGCTTGGCAGTTTTTGGGTGCCCCCATGGCTCATTTGGGGGTTTCGAGACACCCCCTCCCCTTCAGCTCCTGATTGATAATTTTTGGGGTCCCCCTCACCCTCTGATGTTATGGGTTCAGGGTGCTCTGTGGCTCCTGATTGGCTGGCTCAGGACACAGTCCCCACTGACGGTTTCGGGGCCCCCCCAACAGCTCCCCATTGGTAGTTTCAGGGCACCccacgcgggggggggggggggcagtttgggggcgCCCCATGGAGCCGGtttcggggtgggggggggtgtgtcccCACCCCTACCCCCCTCCGCGCTGGAAGAAGTCCCCGATGTCCCGCAGGGTgacgtggggctgggggggtcctggaggGGGTCCCCAAGTCGGAGAGGTCGTGGGGGGCTCCTCATCGCCCCATGGTGGAGGAGGGGCACCCCACAGctctggggggggcgggggactCCCCCGCAACAGGCGTTGGCACagcagcccccccgccaccaccatggccccccccaaaacccccagccccaccatgaTCCACAGGCAGCGACTGCAGGGGGGGACCCAGGCCCGGGGTTGCGCCGTGGggtgccccacagcccccgtGACCCACAGCAGAGCCAGCGGCAGCACCCACAGGGGGGCCATGGTGGGGGGGGAACGGGACACAActtgggatggggggggggcctctttggggctgggggagctctAGGGGACCCCTAAAGGGCttctatggggctggggggagatCTATGGGGCTGGGAGGGGCTATGGGGTTTTTACGGAGCCGCTATGGGGCTGCTATGGGGCTCTATCAGCCTGGAAGAGCCCTATGGGGCTGGGGCAATGCTGTGGGGCACAGAAGGCTGCTATGGGGCACAGAAGGCTGCTGTGGGGCGCAGAGGGAAGGGATAGGGCTCACCTGTGTCAGTGGGGGGGCCGTGGGATGCTGTGGGTCGCTATGGGGCACGATGCCGGTGCCCCGTGACAGCGTTCTTCCGCCCTCCACGTCACTTGGACAGAACGtacatcccccccttcccccccaagTTCCTGTGggtcgccccccccccccaacttccCCCATTATGTGGGGCGCCTGGGTCCCTTCGGCGCGTCGTATACCAAAACCCACGTCCGGGACCCCCAGGGATTcagtgggggggggcaggctaTGGGGTGCTATGGGGGGTGAGTGGGTGTTGGGTGGGTCTATGGGGtgagttgggggggggtggtctATTGGGTGCTATGGGGGGGGCGTGGGATGGATCTATGGGGTtcctggggggggtgtgtgtctgtgggGTGTCTGGGGCATCTATGGGGTACTGGGGGGTGTCTATGGGGTTcttggggggtctggggggtgTCTGGAGCATCTATGGGGTACTGGGGGGTGTCTATGGGGTTCCTTGGGGGTCTATGGGGTCCTTGGGGGGTGTCTATGGGGTTCTGGGGGCAtctgtggggtgctggggggggtctgtGGGGTGCTGAGGTGTCCATCTGAGGTCTGTGGCCCTGAAGAACCCTCCCATTGCTCTCCCGgaccctcccagtgcctcccagtacccccccagTATCTCCCAGTCCCGTGTCTGTCgtccccccccagtcccccccataACAGAGTCGGGGGGGCTGCAGCAAAAAGCATTTAATCTCATCCCGAACCACCCCCAGACCCCCTCACAACACTCGGGTTGGGGGTctgagggacatggggggggggaggggcaggtgTCCAGGGGGATTGGGGGTCAGATGCTGGATCTGGGCAGGGGTTGGGGGTCTGGAGGACCCTCCTTGAAGGTGAGGAGGTGGACTCTATGGGTCTGGAGGACGCTCTCCAGAGCCAGATGATGGAAACAGCTCTGTAGGACCTTCCTTGAAGCCGGATGATGGATCCTGGAGGTCTGCAGGACCTTCCTTGAAGCCGGATGATGGATCCACCTCAGAAGGACCTTCCCCAAAGCTGAACAAAGGCTCCGGGAGGCGACCAAAAGCATCTGTGGGCTCATCCAGGTGGTCTCCAAGGTCTTCTCCAAAACCCATCTCCATCTCTTGGGGTTCAGCGGTGGAGTCGTCAGCTCCAGGGGCTTCCAGGGATTCCCAGAAAGCTTCAGGGTCGGGGTTCTCAGGgccatcttcctcttcctcttcctcctcgtctTGGTTGGGCCAGTTCACGGGTCCATCTCCAGGCCCGGGGGGCCACTGGGAGAATCGGTAGAGCCTCCCGTTGTTGTTGGGGGGCTGTGGCACGTAGCTGTGGCAGAGGGGACCCCCCAGGGAGGGTCCGCAGGTCACCTGGTAGCTGAACTGCAGGCGCCCACCCCCGGGGAAGCAGATGACCTCCCGCTTCTTCCCGGCTTCCAACATCTCCTCGCAGAACCCCAACAGGTCGTCGTCCCACTTGTTGTCTTCGTCCCACACCTCCACCCTCAACCGGGCACCGAGGGGCAACTCCAACGTCCCCAAATCCAACCGGGCGTTCCATTGCGGTCGGTTGTTGTTCCACACCGTGGCTGTCTGCACCCGTTGCCTCCCAAAAATCACCCGGACGTAGGCGTCCGTCATCGTAAACAAGTCCCCCCGCCAGCCCTCTCCCCTCTTCACCAACACCGTCAACCGCGCCAACCCCCGCTGCCGCGAACAGCAGTCGGTGGTGACGACGGTGTTGGCGGAGCAACCGCATTGACAAGGCCCGACAAGATGTCCGCCGGGGCAGGCCCGGCTGCAGTTGACCCGTAAAGCCCGGCTGGCGATGTAATGGCTGACAGCCGCCCGTAACGCCGCCCGCCGGGGCTCGTGCCGGGGCAGGAGGGTGTGGAGGGACCGGACTTGGGCCGCCACCAGCCCCGGGGTGGTGGGGAGGCCTTGCAGCCATGTTTTGTAGGCCTCGGGCCTGCCGTAGAGTAGGTCGCCATGTTGTTCTCCTCCTTCCACTTCCACCAGCCGCTCGCTGTAGACCTCGTTGAAAGTGGCGTTGCCTTCGTTGTTCGCCCGGGCCCGTTGGCACGCGTTGGCCATGGCGCTGAGTCTCGCGGAGCCTCTGCCAGCCGACACCTCCGTCCCTAAGCAATCAGCCACCTCTTGGACGCTGGTGCCCATCATGGTGGCCCGGCAGGAGCGGATGGCGGTGACGGCTCGCAGGCGCCCACCCATCTGGGCCGCCGAGATGTAATGGGTGCCATAGGTGGCCAGCAGCTCCCCGTAGTCGGGCGCCGTGTCGGGGGTGAAGCGGGGCGGCAGGGCCTTCACGGCGTGGAGGAAGTGGGGGGACGGGCGGACGCGGTGCGAGATCTGGGTCCTGGGAGGGGGAgaaatgggggggggtggtgtgtgtgaGATGTGGTGGACTGGGGGGGGTCTATGGGGGGACCGGGGGTTCTATAggggacttgggggggggggtctgtgaGGTGTCTGGAGGCACCtatgggtgctatggggtgctggagggggtcTGTGGAGTGCTATGGGCGTGTTTGTGGGGTCTGTGGGGTGTCAGAGTGTCtatggggtgctatggggtgtCAGAGGGGTGTCTATGGGCTGTCTGGGGGGGGTCTATGGGGACAATAGAGGGGTCTATGGGGCCCTGTGGACAGAAGGATGTGGGGccaagggggaggaggagggaggaagggagggagggacagaggaggagatggaggagatggaggaggagatggaggaggagatggaggaggagatgatggGGGAGATGATGGGGGAGATGATGGGGGAGATGATGGGGGAGATAGAGGAGGGACAGAAGAAGGGACAGAGGAGATGTAGAAGGCcatggaggagatggaggaggtagaggaggtggggaaggtgaaggaagCCATGGAGGAGAtgatggaggagatggaggaaggacagaggagctggaggagctggagctggaggagctgaagGGATGAAGAAGATGGAGGAGGTGAagatggaggagctggaggaggtaGAAGATGGAGGAGACAGagatggaggagctggagatggagggatggagcagatggaggagatggagctggaggagctggagaagaagatggaggaggccacagaggaggaggaggaggcagcaggagaagaCCCACCAGTAGTGGATGCAGTGCATCTGCAGGCTGGTGAAGGCGTAGCGGTCCTCCCGTTGCCGCTGCAGCCCGAAGTCGGCCACCTTCGAGTGGGACCCGGCCACGGCCAATGTCCCCTGCACCCCCGGTTTGACCATCCCGGTCAGACCCACCCGCCATCCCTGGGCCACCTGCTCCGTCCCGGCCACCATCATCCCCAACGCCTGGCTGCCCGTCGCCACCCGCGTCGCCTGTTGACATCGTCGTCCTGCCCGCCACCCTCCGACGCCCGTGGGCAGCCGTCGCGGTTGTCCACCTTCCAAGGGGttggggcagagcaggcaaTGGGCCGCCGGACTCGTGGGGACATCCCCGATGGCCAGGACCTGGCCGCTGGTGGGGCTGAGGGTGGTGACAtccaaaccccaacccaacaGCTGGGTGCCAGGGGTGACGGGGACGGTGCAGGCGTCCCCCTTGGCACGGTGACATTGGGGGGTCACCGGGGACCAGGGTTGGAGGGACACCAGGGACAGGAGCCAGAGGACGCAGGAGAAGGGACGTCGAGGGGTGGCCatggcctggggggggggaagagggagagaggtggggtgggcgtggggacacggggcgggtggggatggggatggggacgtggggatggggatgtggggatggggacgtggggtggggacatggggatggtgatggggacgtggggatggggacgtggggatggggacgtggggatggggacgtggaGATGgtgatggggacgtggggatggggacgtggggtggggacatggggatggtgatggggacgtggggatggggacgtggggatggggacgtggggatggggatggggatgtggggtggggacatggggatggggacatgagGATGAAGATGGTGACCTGGGGATGGGaatgtggggatggggacattggggatggggatgtggggtggggacatggggatggtgatggggacatggggatggggacattggggatggggacacggggacattTGGGATGGGACGTGGGGACATGgagtggggacacggggacgtggggatggggacgtggggtggggacacggggatggggacatgagGATGAAGATGGTGACCTGGGGATGGAGatgtggggacgtggggatggggatggtgacctggggatggtggtggggacgtggggatggggacattggggatggggacacggggacatggggatggggatggggacatgagGATGAAGATGGTGACCTGGGGATGGAGatgtggggacgtggggatggggatggtgacctggggatggtggtggggacgtggggatggggacattggggatggggatgtggtggggacgtggggatggggacggtgACCTGGGGATGgtggtggggacgtggggatggggacattggggatggggacatgagGATGATGACGGTgacctggggatggggacgtggggatggtggtggggacgtggggatggtgGTGGGGACGTGGGGCCGGGGACGTGGGGCCGAGGATGGTGACCCGGGGTGGGGCCGGCGATGGAGACGCGGTGGTGGGTACGTGGGGATGGTGACACGGACACGGCGGGGGACACGTGGGGACAGacggacggggcggggggggggacgacacagaGGGGTCACAGCGGGGTCCCGGCGGGGTCACGGCGGGGTCCCAGCCCCACGTACTCACCAGCGGCAGCGACGCCCGTGGGGACAAgcgggggatggggggggcccCCGTCacatcctcccccccccacccctcccccccccccccttcccgtgGCTTCACACCCCCCCCACGCCCGGACGCTGCGTCCCCTCCCCCCACGGTGGGGGTGGGGCAGATGCCTGGGTGCAccctgcccctcccccaccccccccaggatGTGGGGCAgcacttggggggggggtggggggggggaggggcacaCCCGGGAGTCCACTTtcgcccctcccccacccagAGGGACCCCGGGGtgtgggggaggggaaggagcgAGGCGGTTTTGGGGTGAAAAGTGCTTTATTTGGGGGGGGCCCCGCCCCCCACCtaaggggtgggggtgggggaggggtgggggagttGTGtggcccctcccccccccggaCAGGAAGTGACGTCGTTCGAGACAGGAAGTGGGTCCCAGCCGAAGGGGGCGGGGCTTAAGGCAGTGTTGGCCAATGAGGGGGCGGAGCCATCgggaggccccgcccccccgggtCATGACGAGGATGTGACATCAGCGACCTGGCGGGGGAGGGGCAGAGTGGGTGTTGGTGCCggcccagtccctcccagttcaccccagtcccctcccagttcatcccagtttgtcccagtccccccccagtctcccccagtccatcccagtccctcccagttcaTCCCAGTTCGTCCCAGtacccctcccagtccctcccagtttgtcccagtacccccccagtccatcccagtccctcccagtttgtcccagtaccccccagtccatcccagtcactcccagtccatcccagtacccccccagtccatcccagtcaCTCCCAGTTCATCCCAGtaccccccagtccccccccccagtactctcccagtccccccccagtccatcccagtcaCTCCCAGTTCATCCCAGTACCCCCCCAGTCCATCCCGGTCCCTCCCAGTTTGTCCCAGTACTcccccagtccatcccagtccctcccagtccccctcACCAGTGCCGGCTGGGGCAGGGCTACCCCGTTGCCACGGTAGCGGCGATGATGGCGACGATGATGAGGAGGGTGACGATGACGCAAGCGGCCACCAGCAGCTtcttctggggggggggaggggtcaGGGACccgggtgggggaggggcggggtCACCCCGGGgtcaccggggggggggggttggggcagggagtgggggaggggcagggagtgggggaggggtggggtcAGCCCGGGGTCACcggggggggtttggggcagggagtgggggaggggcagggtgggggaggggtggggtcAGCCCGGGGTCAccgggggggtttggggggggggaggggcagagaccggaggaggggtgggggaggggtgaggtCAACTCGGGGTCAtgtggggggggcagggcgaggtgcgggggggggggggaggtgtggggtcagccccggggtggggggggggggggggggggggtgtcaccccaGGGTCatgggggaggaaggggtgggggagggtcaggccggggtgggggaggggcaggggcaggccaGTGGGGGAGgggccaggggtgggggggaggggccggggtgggggaggggccgGGGGTGGGGCAGGGTCAagccggtgggggggggggggggagggactgggggggtggggggtggggcaGGGTCaggccgggggggggaggggcagggtgggggaggggccGGACCTTGCGCGCCCCCTGCTGGCCGAGCCGCGCCCCCTCCAGGTGTTGGTGCCCCTTGCGCAGCCGCGACCCCGAGTCCTGCACGTGGCGCTCGATGCGCTCCAGCACCTCCCCCTGCACCAGTACggaccagtatggaccagtacgGACCAGTGCGGGACAGTATGGGACAGTACAGACCAGTACGGACCAGTACAGACCAGTACAGACCAGTATGGGACAGTACGGACCAGTATGGGACAGTACGGGACAGTATGGGACAGTACGGGACAGTATGGGACAGTATGGGAC carries:
- the LOC129199003 gene encoding mucin-5AC-like, producing MGHHLPARMAITFCALLVTCAAPSDPSTDATLGATMGSDPTKMVTHSPLAITGHQTAQMVTTSSKTSLLGTTGHQPAPLVTSAPSLAMMAPISPQRSLESTTDHQEVSVATMGHQPAPLVTSAPSLAMMAPISPQRSLESTTDHQEVSVATMGHQPVLKTTKGQKVAPKTTISFQSTLETTVGYHLILETTTAHRPTSRTSVGHPTTPETTTDHQSAWKPTTGHQPALKTTTGHQPALKTTTGHQSAWKPTTGHQPALKTTTGHQPALKTTTGHQSAWKPTTGHQSPLKPTTGYHLTSATTTSHHPALKITTAPYPTSHPTPAHQKSSWQWLVAVVVTMAVLLAMCTVLAVWLHYRQRRSGSTSFGPWAGPVQLPENDGCDGAGLVTQPLVATTATGQGGTMLSTFQTTPDSVAMEELPDPHTDPPANGDPGIQDTSPPPSPK
- the PRF1 gene encoding perforin-1, with amino-acid sequence MATPRRPFSCVLWLLSLVSLQPWSPVTPQCHRAKGDACTVPVTPGTQLLGWGLDVTTLSPTSGQVLAIGDVPTSPAAHCLLCPNPLEGGQPRRLPTGVGGWRAGRRCQQATRVATGSQALGMMVAGTEQVAQGWRVGLTGMVKPGVQGTLAVAGSHSKVADFGLQRQREDRYAFTSLQMHCIHYWTQISHRVRPSPHFLHAVKALPPRFTPDTAPDYGELLATYGTHYISAAQMGGRLRAVTAIRSCRATMMGTSVQEVADCLGTEVSAGRGSARLSAMANACQRARANNEGNATFNEVYSERLVEVEGGEQHGDLLYGRPEAYKTWLQGLPTTPGLVAAQVRSLHTLLPRHEPRRAALRAAVSHYIASRALRVNCSRACPGGHLVGPCQCGCSANTVVTTDCCSRQRGLARLTVLVKRGEGWRGDLFTMTDAYVRVIFGRQRVQTATVWNNNRPQWNARLDLGTLELPLGARLRVEVWDEDNKWDDDLLGFCEEMLEAGKKREVICFPGGGRLQFSYQVTCGPSLGGPLCHSYVPQPPNNNGRLYRFSQWPPGPGDGPVNWPNQDEEEEEEEDGPENPDPEAFWESLEAPGADDSTAEPQEMEMGFGEDLGDHLDEPTDAFGRLPEPLFSFGEGPSEVDPSSGFKEGPADLQDPSSGFKEGPTELFPSSGSGERPPDP